The Huiozyma naganishii CBS 8797 chromosome 6, complete genome genome includes a window with the following:
- the KNAG0F03720 gene encoding uncharacterized protein (similar to Saccharomyces cerevisiae LEU3 (YLR451W); ancestral locus Anc_7.512) has translation MTMDESTLMKSKRRKYACVECRQQKSKCDYTTKFPEPCSRCKKKGIICAVKQGFKRTKKRATAEAIERKIEQLKNHIADGPVSVDDLIRLAKEDEDVDLGQFDNTAFTREQLHILRSEARTPVSRAMTPLTNALNTTVNNGLLSRSLSAEECKCSPKSLGDIYMSSEDIADLFQEFATNYHQFLPVVDLSKGAEKIFSLSPCLFWVIMLTGLRHRSGSIETMTKLSTLVKSILAEITISPIIQYTPTESDEPLLNVASVYSVQAFLLYTFWPPLTSSLSTDTSWNTIGTAMFQAIRVGLNCADFSKDYATANPTLISEQLRTWLCCNIVSQIVASSFGFPAYVSFDHSIITSTDDTRLKAKEHGLVIELRQMSHIVHFESQVQETLHSNPGKPNGLVDKEEQIPLIMVLNQQLDTLESTLLETQNLSQAQPKQLDDIRMFLLLVAKVHLLTYYFMNIGQHTEFETKRGLVKVYNAAIALLEYTNDMCDRDPNVIKYFPGVFVLNIWQSACIVSKLLFSSLISILDVEKCREIYVKSVEFTSTASIIKHDTAYRFSGIMRSIWSMFQNLYDQAITASNAKALDPDFNLKITVKSRMSVSVFFDCLYILKKNSGRAKLKRKLEEDVSAERRAGTNDGRSSDPDDARTIIKTTPLDPSPINAGSSGTTGNIISSSDSKGPSSILSLESVLNKVSPLEQNPYVPPSAEFSHLAREGNSPLSKPALAPQRDIENTEGNNEIMSDSWENWQSDMVWKDVDMLLNEFAFNPTL, from the coding sequence ATGACAATGGATGAGAGCACGTTGATGAAatcaaaaagaaggaaataCGCCTGTGTAGAATGTAGACAGCAGAAATCGAAGTGTGATTATACTACCAAGTTCCCGGAACCATGTTCCAGATgtaaaaagaaaggtatCATATGTGCTGTAAAGCAaggtttcaaaagaacCAAGAAGAGGGCGACTGCAGAAGCCATAGAAAGGAAGATCGAGCAGCTGAAAAACCACATTGCAGATGGACCCGTATCCGTTGATGATTTGATTCGGTTAGCAAaggaagatgaagatgtCGATTTGGGTCAATTCGACAATACCGCTTTCACAAGAGAACAACTTCATATACTGAGATCAGAGGCAAGAACACCCGTTTCCAGAGCAATGACGCCGCTGACCAACGCTCTTAACACAACTGTGAACAACGGTCTATTGTCTAGGTCTCTGTCGGCAGAAGAGTGCAAATGCTCCCCAAAAAGTTTAGGTGACATCTATATGAGTTCCGAGGATATAGCGGATCTATTTCAGGAATTTGCTACAAATTATCATCAGTTTCTACCGGTAGTAGATCTATCGAAAGGTGCTGAGAAGATTTTCAGTTTATCACCATGTCTCTTCTGGGTTATTATGTTGACTGGATTGAGACACAGATCAGGATCTATCGAGACAATGACAAAGCTATCTACATTGGTAAAATCCATTCTAGCTGAAATTACAATATCACCAATCATACAATACACTCCTACAGAATCAGACGAACCCCTTTTGAATGTCGCTTCCGTTTACTCAGTACAGGCCTTTTTGTTGTATACTTTTTGGCCGCCGCTAACCTCGTCATTAAGTACAGATACGTCATGGAACACGATAGGTACAGCGATGTTTCAAGCTATTAGGGTTGGTTTGAACTGCGCTGACTTCTCTAAGGATTATGCAACGGCAAACCCAACTTTAATAAGCGAGCAACTGCGTACTTGGCTTTGTTGTAATATTGTTTCTCAAATTGTGGCATCCTCGTTTGGATTTCCAGCATACGTCTCATTTGACCACTCTATTATCACAAGCACGGATGACACAAGGCTAAAGGCAAAGGAACACGGCCTCGTTATTGAATTGCGACAAATGTCACATATAGTGCATTTTGAAAGTCAAGTCCAAGAGACACTTCACTCCAACCCGGGGAAGCCAAACGGCTTGGTAGATAAAGAGGAACAAATACCTCTGATTATGGTTTTAAATCAGCAATTGGATACGCTAGAATCCACCCTGTTGGAAACCCAAAATCTCAGCCAGGCACAGCCTAAGCAACTCGACGATATACGGatgtttcttttgcttGTGGCTAAAGTACATTTGCTAACTTATTACTTTATGAATATTGGGCAGCACACGgaatttgaaacaaaacGAGGCCTAGTCAAAGTCTATAACGCTGCGATTGCATTATTAGAATACACCAACGACATGTGTGACCGAGACCCAAACGTCATCAAGTATTTTCCAGGGGTATTTGTTTTAAACATTTGGCAGAGTGCTTGTATTGTTAGCAAATTACTGTTCTCGTCACTAATCAGCATTCTTGATGTTGAGAAATGTAGGGAGATCTACGTAAAATCTGTTGAGTTTACTTCAACTGCATCAATAATCAAGCATGACACTGCTTACAGATTCTCTGGGATTATGCGGAGCATATGGAGCATGTTCCAAAACTTATACGACCAAGCTATTACTGCAAGTAATGCAAAAGCGCTAGACCCGGatttcaacttgaagataacTGTAAAGTCCAGAATGTCGGTCAGCGTCTTTTTCGACTGTCTTTATATCTTAAAGAAAAATAGCGGTCGAgcaaaattgaagaggaagctgGAGGAAGATGTTTCTGCTGAACGGCGTGCTGGAACAAATGATGGACGCAGTAGTGATCCCGATGATGCCCGAACCATAATAAAGACTACGCCCTTAGACCCGTCACCAATAAATGCAGGAAGTTCTGGAACAACAGGAAACATAATAAGCTCGTCAGACAGTAAAGGACCTAGCAGTATACTATCACTGGAAAGCGTACTGAATAAAGTGTCACCGTTGGAGCAAAACCCGTACGTACCCCCATCTGCAGAATTTTCCCATCTTGCACGTGAAGGTAATTCGCCACTGTCAAAACCAGCCTTGGCTCCTCAAAGGGACATTGAAAACACGGAAGGCAATAACGAGATAATGTCCGACAGTTGGGAGAACTGGCAATCTGACATGGTGTGGAAAGATGTTGATATGTTGCTTAACGAATTCGCATTCAACCCAACTTTATAA
- the SGV1 gene encoding cyclin-dependent serine/threonine protein kinase SGV1 (similar to Saccharomyces cerevisiae SGV1 (YPR161C); ancestral locus Anc_7.515), producing the protein MSFNNSGVAPQMKGSDANGIRKYKIGKVKQTPTVRTDPNTGLSFIQLKPRSEEKVYGCTKFLNHYKEEQKLGQGTFGEVYKGVHLETQRQVAMKRIIVSGEKDLFPITAQREITILKKLNHKNVLKLIEMVYDGPPPVNNTGKDVLDTSKAPIKHFYMILPYMVADLSGVLHNPRIHLQMADIKNILLQMLEGLNYIHCLKYMHRDIKTANILIDHNGIVKIADFGLARLYYGPPPNLRYPGGAGSGAKYTSVVVTRWYRAPELVLGDKMYTTAVDIWGVGCVFGEFFEKKPILQGASDIDQGHAIFKLLGTPTNENWELAKYLPGKELTTTSYNSSLKERFGAHLNDTGLNLMSKLLELDPLKRYTAMSAKLDPFFTEEPLPSKTLRLPCEESHEADIKRYKEELHQAMSQKAPTAPQGHRNEAYSNPHSARSKDPLTRTTPKQPNRRPPSGPQLKNLPAGPAASTALPPLRKLVDPKESAVPPSRYSGAKKPTTEPRYNDNKHFTKTSAHNTKYMHHNGHGFGRYNEMSGTDVNVQGQSYSDGRVFNRYTGDVGVGGTVPAPGSRYNGAVQARVSNFRHAGITSTGPSDHANASHSNSSRYQSSSGPNQPGKKLEISSGGPYSFGSQNHKRHTIQPQNQYLERNEEVYSFGSNATDPQSNSFGSNGKGKQKEERGENQSDQNIADLY; encoded by the coding sequence ATGTCGTTCAATAACTCTGGTGTAGCACCTCAAATGAAAGGTTCTGATGCGAATGGGATTCGAAAGTACAAAATAGGCAAGGTTAAGCAGACTCCTACAGTCAGAACGGACCCTAATACAGGATTGAGTTTTATCCAGTTGAAACCCCGTAGCGAAGAGAAGGTATACGGATGCACAAAGTTTCTGAACCATTACAAAGAGGAGCAGAAGCTGGGTCAGGGGACTTTTGGTGAGGTTTATAAAGGTGTTCATTTAGAAACACAAAGACAGGTGGCAATGAAGCGGATAATTGTCTCCGGCGAAAAGGATTTATTCCCGATTACGGCACAAAGAGAAATcacaattttgaagaaactgaaccaCAAGAACGTCTTAAAGCTCATTGAGATGGTGTATGATGGACCACCTCCTGTTAATAATACAGGAAAAGACGTATTGGATACATCCAAGGCACCCATCAAGCATTTCTATATGATTTTACCATATATGGTTGCTGATTTGTCCGGCGTTCTGCATAATCCGAGAATACATTTACAAATGGCCGACATAAAAAATATCTTATTGCAGATGTTAGAAGGTTTGAATTACATTCATTGTTTGAAGTACATGCATAGGGATATTAAGACGGCAAATATTTTGATAGATCACAATGGTATTGTTAAGATTGCAGATTTTGGTTTGGCACGATTGTATTATGGCCCACCACCCAACTTGCGATACCCAGGAGGAGCAGGCTCAGGCGCCAAATATACATCTGTAGTTGTGACGAGATGGTATAGGGCACCTGAATTGGTTCTTGGAGATAAAATGTATACTACCGCGGTAGATATTTGGGGCGTGGGCTGTGTGTTTGGCGAATTCtttgagaagaaaccaATTTTGCAAGGGGCATCTGACATTGACCAAGGGCACGCCATTTTCAAACTTTTGGGTACTCCTACAAATGAAAATTGGGAGCTGGCAAAATATTTACCCGGGAAAGAACTGACGACCACTTCTTATAACAGTTCCCTGAAAGAAAGGTTCGGTGCACATTTAAATGATACTGGGTTGAATCTGATGTCAAAACTTTTGGAGCTGGATCCGCTGAAGAGATATACGGCTATGAGTGCAAAGTTGGATCCTTTTTTTACTGAAGAGCCATTACCCTCAAAGACTCTACGTTTACCTTGCGAAGAGAGTCACGAAGCTGATATCAAAAGGTACAAAGAAGAGTTGCACCAAGCTATGTCCCAGAAGGCACCTACTGCCCCACAAGGTCACAGAAATGAAGCATATTCAAACCCGCATTCCGCCCGTAGCAAAGATCCACTGACCCGTACGACCCCAAAACAGCCAAACAGACGACCTCCAAGTGGTCCTCAACTAAAAAATTTGCCTGCGGGCCCTGCCGCATCTACCGCACTACCCCCTCTAAGAAAATTAGTTGATCCGAAGGAAAGTGCCGTACCTCCCTCACGTTACAGTGGTGCTAAGAAACCAACTACAGAACCAAGGTACAACGATAACAAACACTTTACGAAAACATCCGCGCATAATACCAAATATATGCACCACAATGGACATGGGTTTGGCAGGTACAACGAAATGAGTGGAACCGATGTGAATGTGCAGGGACAATCATACAGTGATGGAAGAGTGTTCAACAGGTACACAGGTGATGTTGGTGTTGGGGGGACTGTACCCGCACCGGGATCGAGATACAACGGGGCGGTGCAAGCAAGAGTCTCGAACTTTCGTCACGCTGGTATAACTTCAACCGGTCCTTCAGATCATGCAAATGCGTCTCATTCAAACTCTTCTAGGTACCAAAGTTCTTCTGGACCAAATCAGCCAGGTAAAAAACTAGAAATATCATCTGGCGGTCCTTATTCATTTGGATCCCAAAATCATAAAAGGCACACCATACAACCGCAGAATCAATACTTAGAAAGAAATGAGGAGGTATATAGCTTTGGTTCCAATGCAACTGATCCACAATCCAATTCTTTTGGTAGCAACGGAAAGGGTAAACAGAAAGAGGAACGTGGCGAAAACCAATCTGACCAGAATATTGCTGACCTATACTaa
- the ORC4 gene encoding origin recognition complex subunit 4 (similar to Saccharomyces cerevisiae ORC4 (YPR162C) and RIF2 (YLR453C); ancestral locus Anc_7.516), with protein sequence MTVFETAVRSEDAADLSTQHDALEDADLFSIAKRNSGNDEEESDEVEKKRQKPNDKGGTFTLKDVISLIEKRSLYRRVTKETGDVIFQQFKNRLLRHINLSLPASEISIYPYLRNTKAEISRMLKQSIVQKESHSAIIIGPRNSYKTFLIEHELELLNQEYSNQFIVIRLNGFIHSESSAIKGIATQLEEQLQKLHGVHHSFPKKEEEIPSEDGENEISKGSLTDVFERILRLLDSASQRSSGDANEKDKGITKITVVFVFDEIDTFAGPIRQTLLYNLFDMVEHARVPVCIFGNTTKINMLDYLEKRVKSRFSQRMIYMPNFSGLDDFKANVVSQMVPSGDDPITTAWLHMVEAQTRDENSSFFQELKRNYETVQSLPEWSNAVLPILSFATDLDDMRDKLGSANFTRQWRLNQLELGLTSRIQSLSELELAILIGSARVALKSKDHVINFNLVYVEYKELMKSLNSRIPTASALHPTKMFENALKIWSKRDVKNVWETLEELNLITEKSAVGLRDSAAAVFFASNYTFQGTNMPFDLRAYHSQVTLAELRRVIPKTSIYQPWTQL encoded by the coding sequence ATGACTGTATTCGAGACTGCAGTGCGAAGCGAAGATGCGGCGGACTTGTCTACACAACATGATGCCTTAGAGGACGCTGATCTCTTTTCTATTGCTAAGAGAAACTCAGGAaatgatgaggaggaaagtGATGAAGTCGAGAAGAAAAGGCAAAAACCCAACGACAAGGGGGGGACCTTCACCTTAAAGGATGTTATTTCGTTAATAGAAAAGCGATCTTTGTATAGGCGTGTGACAAAAGAGACCGGCGACGTAATATTTCAACAATTCAAGAACCGGCTGCTTCGTCATATCAATTTGTCCTTACCTGCATCCGAGATCAGCATATATCCTTACCTGCGTAACACAAAAGCCGAAATTTCAAGAATGTTAAAGCAGTCCATTGTACAGAAGGAGAGCCATTCAGCAATTATAATTGGTCCACGGAACAGTTATAAGACTTTTCTGATTGAGCACGAGCTAGAGCTTTTGAATCAGGAATACAGTAACCAATTCATCGTCATAAGATTAAACGGGTTTATCCACTCAGAATCCTCTGCAATCAAAGGGATTGCTACCCAGTTGGAGGAACAATTGCAAAAACTTCACGGCGTTCATCATTCCTTTccaaaaaaggaagaagaaatacCGTCCGAGGATGGAGAGAATGAAATTAGTAAAGGGTCACTTACTGATGTATTTGAAAGGATCTTAAGGCTGCTGGATTCCGCATCACAAAGAAGTTCTGGCGATGCCAACGAAAAGGACAAGGGAATCACCAAGATTACTGTTGTTTTTGTATTTGACGAGATCGACACGTTTGCAGGGCCCATTCGGCAAACACTATTGTATAATTTATTTGATATGGTTGAGCATGCAAGGGTTCCAGTTTGCATTTTTGGTAATACGACGAAGATTAACATGTTGGATtatttggagaagagagTTAAGAGTAGATTTTCGCAGCGGATGATCTACATGCCTAATTTCAGTGGATTGGATGACTTTAAAGCAAATGTGGTAAGTCAGATGGTACCTTCAGGCGATGATCCAATCACGACAGCGTGGCTACACATGGTGGAAGCACAGACCAGAGATGAAAACTCTTCATTCTTCCAAGAACTGAAGAGAAACTATGAAACCGTACAATCTTTGCCCGAGTGGAGTAATGCAGTGCTGCCAATACTCTCTTTCGCCACTGATTTAGACGACATGAGGGACAAATTAGGATCCGCAAATTTTACGAGGCAGTGGCGTTTAAACCAGTTAGAATTAGGACTGACGTCCCGAATCCAGTCGCTTTCAGAATTAGAGCTTGCAATACTGATTGGAAGTGCCCGTGTGGCTTTGAAATCCAAGGACCACGTAATAAACTTCAACCTTGTCTACGTGGAATACAAAGAGCTAATGAAAAGTCTAAACAGCAGAATCCCCACAGCAAGCGCTCTACACCCTACGAAGATGTTCGAAAATGCATTGAAGATATGGTCTAAACGCGATGTCAAAAATGTCTGGGAGACATTAGAAGAATTGAATCTTATAACCGAGAAATCGGCAGTAGGCCTTAGGGACAGCGCTGCTGCGGTTTTTTTTGCTAGTAACTACACATTCCAGGGGACGAACATGCCTTTTGATCTGCGCGCATACCATTCGCAAGTGACGCTCGCTGAACTGCGTAGAGTCATCCCCAAGACATCGATCTATCAACCTTGGACCCAACTATAA